The following are encoded together in the Cicer arietinum cultivar CDC Frontier isolate Library 1 chromosome 2, Cicar.CDCFrontier_v2.0, whole genome shotgun sequence genome:
- the LOC101492272 gene encoding uncharacterized protein, with protein MWQILVAMTRNLNNTRKSSKVADENMFQQGNEHERVRRSQNGWGGVISNILQAPISILSCVSHPRVNGSDGVFVTGGEFSQISEMNHLMVSDSMRYAILM; from the coding sequence ATGTGGCAAATTCTAGTAGCAATGACAAGAAACCTTAACAACACAAGAAAGAGTTCAAAGGTGGCAGATGAAAACATGTTCCAACAAGGAAATGAGCATGAGAGGGTAAGAAGATCACAAAATGGTTGGGGGGGTGTGATTAGCAACATTCTTCAAGCTCCTATATCAATACTCTCATGTGTTTCTCATCCAAGGGTAAATGGGTCTGATGGTGTATTTGTAACTGGTGGTGAATTTTCACAAATTTCTGAAATGAATCATCTCATGGTAAGTGATAGCATGAGATATGCAATTTTGATGTAA